In the genome of Candidatus Binataceae bacterium, one region contains:
- a CDS encoding hemerythrin domain-containing protein — protein MKAIEVANGKKTDCFTALPDLEVPMINSLVSCLAREHLKLDEQIMQLALVATRLAADPNDNQTSARAMEVWESIRRYLWSHLQIEDELVLTWGEAHRAIAVALGETLENERREMRRLLAVLGSYAGLRGTSEDSSDREGFAKSLLALSRTLATHVERYEGEVLPAIQRALFHAA, from the coding sequence ATGAAAGCCATAGAGGTCGCGAACGGAAAAAAAACCGACTGCTTTACAGCGCTGCCTGATCTCGAAGTTCCGATGATCAATAGTCTCGTTTCGTGTTTGGCACGCGAGCACCTGAAACTGGACGAGCAGATCATGCAATTGGCTCTGGTGGCTACCAGGCTCGCTGCGGATCCGAACGACAATCAAACTAGTGCGCGGGCGATGGAAGTGTGGGAGAGCATCCGGCGCTATCTCTGGTCGCATCTGCAAATCGAAGATGAGCTTGTTCTGACGTGGGGCGAGGCACATCGCGCGATTGCGGTCGCACTTGGCGAAACGCTCGAGAACGAACGCCGGGAGATGCGCAGGTTATTAGCCGTGCTCGGGTCTTACGCGGGACTCCGAGGAACCTCTGAAGATTCCAGCGACCGCGAGGGTTTCGCGAAATCCCTGCTTGCTCTCTCGCGAACGCTCGCCACGCACGTCGAGCGCTACGAAGGCGAAGTGCTGCCGGCGATTCAGCGTGCGTTGTTTCATGCTGCCTAG